From Apis mellifera strain DH4 linkage group LG5, Amel_HAv3.1, whole genome shotgun sequence, the proteins below share one genomic window:
- the LOC113218812 gene encoding protein anoxia up-regulated-like isoform X2: protein MVYESDFYTTRRPYSRPLVSSYSITTPRHYVVRDYPEVGVRSAQEQYSYAYTNTSSSSTSSSSTDPYSRRPHKSSYSEESVYKRESGPYGSYSTERSTRTSSGGAPGSYHSSYESHTSGRLPGGTTYRHFSYRV from the exons ATGGTTTACGAGAGCGACTTCTACACAACTCGACGACCCTACTCACGGCCTTTAGTCTCGTCTTACTCCATCACG ACGCCCCGGCATTACGTGGTCCGTGACTATCCGGAAGTCGGGGTGAGGTCTGCTCAAGAGCAATACAGCTATGCCTACACCAACACCAGCTCGTCGTctacttcctcctcctccacggaTCCGTACAGCCGCCGCCCGCACAAGTCCAGCTACAGCGAGGAGAGCGTGTACAAGAGGGAGAGCGGCCCATACGGATCGTACTCGACCGAGAGATCGACCAGGACATCGAGTGGGGGCGCTCCTGGAAGCTATCACTCCTCCTACGAGTCCCACACTTCCGGCCGTTTGCCAGGTGGCACCACTTACCGCCATTTCTCCTACCGTGTCTAA